From the genome of Romeriopsis navalis LEGE 11480:
ATATGTTGTACCTGGCCAGGCCGATCGGGCGTGTAGTGAGGCCGTGCGCCGGGTAGTTCAAATTTTTTGTGTCGACTATCGCTATGTAACATCGATCGTTCAATCATCGTCGTTTACGTCCCCTAAGAGCACAGGATTTACGTTAAATTAGCGCGTCTCATCCCGAGCTCGCTGGCAAAATTGATCTTGGAAACCATCGTTATAAATGGATTAGTTTCCAGAGTAGTTGCGTTCAAAATTAGTAAAATGCACCCGAACTTTGCCCCGTTGATCATCCAGGACTGCATTTGGATTATCGCCTATCCGTGGCGACCTGAAACACCTTTGTCAGTTAGCTACTGCACAAGTCTGCGGCAAGATGTCAGGATTAGATAACGCCAGGCGATGGGGTAAGCCTGACATGCAGCCGATATCTCGTGCGGTGCTTTGACGGTCATGACTTGCCGCCGTGCAGCTCGCTAAACCAGGCCTAAAACCGATACGAGTAATGCCTTCTGCGCGTGCAGCCGGTTTTCTGCCTCATCCCAGATCCGTGACTGTGGTCCTTCCATCACTTCGGCGGTGATTTCTTCGCCGCGGTGCGCCGGTAAACAATGCAGCACGATCGCCTCTTTGTCCGCGATTGCCATCAGCTCCCGATTGATTTGGTACGGCTGGAAAATCGGCATCCGCGTCGCGGCATCGTCCTCTTGCCCCATGCTGGCCCAAACATCGGTATAGAGGATATTTGAACCTTCGATAGCGGCGTTGATATCTGTGGTGCAAATCACGTCGGACTGACCGTTGGCGATCGCTTTGGCTTGCTGAACGACTTCGGGCAGCGGTTGGTAGCCATCCGGTGCGGCAATCCGGACATGGATGCCGCTCATGGCACAGCCCAACAATAGAGAATGGGCCATATTGTTGCCATCCCCGACGTAGGTCAGGGTGAGCCCCGCGAGTTGCCCGAAATTTTCTTTAACGGTTTGCAAGTCGGCTAAGACCTGACAAGGATGGGCTAAATCCGTGAGTGCGTTGATGATTGGCATCTCACAGTTGTCGGCAAAGGTTTGTAAATCGGTTTGGTCAAATGTTCGAATTGCCAATACGTCAAGATACCGATCGAGCACCCGCGCGGTGTCTTCAATGGGTTCGCCGCGACTGACCTGGGTGGCATTTAAGGGCATATCAATGACGCTACCTCCCACATGCTGGATCGCCACGGAAAAGCTGAGTCGGGTGCGTGTGGAGGCCTTATAAAACAATAGACCTAAGACGGGTGGACGCCCCTGGGCCATTGGCGCAACCTCACTTGACTTCAGCTTGGTCGCCAAGTCTAGGAGTTCAGTGAGTTCTGCCGGACTGAGATCGGCGAGGGTTAGTAAATCGCGTCCCTTGAGTTCACCCATGTGATTCCTCGGTAGATTGATGAGCTGGAAACTAACCAGCGGCACCGAGATGGTTGGCCGTGAGGTGGTTAGTCGCGTCTGTCTGTCCGTAAAAAACAAAACACTCCCAGGTCGCATAAGGCTTCCCAGGAGGGCGTTTTGCTTTTCAGTTATAGAATTAGCCTACCAAATTTTGGGATCAGAAATCCCAAAGTTCGGCTTACTGCTCGGCCTGCTTTAATTCAGCGGTGCGGACGGTAATGGTCATGGTTTTATCGCCCCGATGCACCTCAACTTTTAAGGCACTACCCAGCTTGCTGCGATCGACAGTTTGCTGGAGTTCATCCGCATTGTGAATCGCTTGGCCATCGATCGCCGTAATCACATCATAGCGGCGGAGCCCTGCCTTGGCGGCGGGAGTATCTTCGAGTACGCGGATAATGATGACGCCATTTACTTCCGGCAGTACGACCAAGGAATTGGGATCGTCATTGCTGTTCTTGGCCATCTCTACGTCGAAGGTACTCATTTGAATGCCTAAGTAGGGGTGGCGAATTTTTTCCCCGTTGGCGAGCTGGGGCTGGAGTTCCTTCGCTTTGTTAATCGGAATGGCAAAGCCAATACCGTTGGCATCAGCCCGAATCGCAGTATTAATCCCAATCACTTCACCGTCTTCATTGAGTAGGGGGCCACCAGAGTTGCCCGGATTAATCGCGGCATCGGTTTGAATGAAGTCGAGTCGTTTGTTCCCCATGCCAATTTGGGCGCTGGAGCGATTCAAGGTGCTGACAATGCCGAGGGTAACGGTGTTATCCAGTCCCAGGGGATTGCCAACGGCGATCGCCCAGTCGCCCACCGAGATTTTGTCGGAGTCACCCAAGCGAGAGACGGGCAAATTTTTCGCGGCCACTTTCACGACGGCTAAGTCAGTCACTTCATCAACGCCGCTGACCTTACCATCGAATTTGCGCCCGTCCTTTAGGGTAACGGTGACACGATCAGCGCCATTGACCACATGGGAATTGGTCAAAATTGTCCCATTGGCATCAATCAAAAAGCCTGATCCTTGACCGCGCAAGCGCTCCTCGCCCTGGGGCATCATCAGATCGTCGCCAAAAAAGCGGCGAAAAAAGGGATCGTCTAGCATCGGATCGATCGATGGACGGCGACTAATCGTCTTTTCCGTGTCAATCCGCACAACGGCGTTGCCGACGCGTTTCACGGCCGCCGCCACAAAGCTGCCTTTTTCCACGGCTTTTGGTGCGGCAACTTGCTCAGTGGGCGATGCAGTTGGTCTGACCGTCCGGGTTGGCGGGGCAACCGGCGATGATTTGGGCGGTGCTGCTGGCTGCAACCTGGGGGCGGGGGTTGTGGCTAGCGCACTGGGGCTCCAACCCAACAGGGCCACGCCCAGAAAAATCGCAAAAATGTTGGCTCGGAGGCGTTGCAGTAAGGAAACAGTCGGCTGATTCATCATTTTTCTCTCGACACGGTTTGACTGAAACGTTTAGGCGGCGACTTCGGTGGTGATGTCGTCAAACAATTGGGCGATCGTCCGCTCTGGTAAATCCGGTTTGGCGACGATTTCTACAATTTGATTGCGAGCAGTAGATTGCTGTGCGGCGGCCACACAAACTTGGGCAACCTTCATCCGCGGGATCCGCCCATCCTCCATCTGATCGGCTTTGGTCATGATGATCTGATCATCATTATTTTCATTCATTAATCCACCGGGTCGGACGATCGTGTAGGCCAAACCACTATTCTGAATGTATTCTTCGGCCCATTTTTTCCAGACCAAAATTCCCCAAAACAGATTTAGCGGGTGCAGTAGCTTTGAGGTGCAGAGGGAAGAAACCAAGATGAATTGCTCAATGCCTTTTTCCTTCGCCAAATTGACCAAATTTTTGGTGCCTTCGAAGTCAACTTGATAGGGACCCGTTGGATCCAAGCTAGGTTTTGCGCCAGTGGCACAGAAAATTACCGTTGCGTCACCGATCGCCGCTGCTAATGTCGCGGGTTTTAGAACATCTCCCGTTACCACTTCGGCTTGCTCTGGCAAAATCGCTTTCGCTAATTCCCGATTGCGCACCATGGCGCGCACCGGGATACCTTGCTCCACCAACTGTTGAACAATGCGGCGACCCGTCTCACCCGTAGCACCAGCGACAAAAGCTTTCATCACATTTCCTCAAAACTTGATTGCAAAATTCTTTGGTTAGCAGTCGTCTCGATCAGGCGACAGACGGTAAGGCATTGCATAAGGGGATGCGCACCGACGTATAACAAACCATTGGACTTATCCTGTACGGCACCCGTCTGTGACTTTCCCTGAAGACTGTGATCAGGCGCCTTGGCAAGTCTCTGCATTCCAAGATACATTACGGAATTAGCTGGGGTGAGCTTGGAGCAGTACGGTAAACCAAACCACGGGATTTTCGAGAGTAATCGGTTATGCTATTCAAAGTGAAGTTTTGTAAATCCAGTCTTTAAACAGTTGGGATCTCATAAACCTTCAATCGATGCAACCGATAGATTCTAGGAACTTCTCGGTACGGTAATTCCGCGGTTTGCGTGGAATCTCCGGTACCAAAGTCTAAATCCCAAGGGAATCTTGGAGTAGGGGAAAGTTTTCGTTTCCCGATTCCTGTGATTAGTAACCCTGTATTCCTTTGATTCGGCTTATGCACCTCCAACCCACCAATCCAGTCCTCGTGTCCACAGCAGAAGGTTCCATGTCTGACGCCTACTCCCCTGATGAAGGTGTAACTGCCAACGCTCGGCGGACAGAAGATGGTAAGACCATTTTCCGCATTAACTTTGTGGACAGCATGGAAATGTATGCTGAGCCCCAAGTTGTGGCAGATTATTTGGATGTGCACCCGGAGTGGTTTACCCGCTGTGCTCACCCGTTGAAGACGGAGCCACTGGGTGAAAATGGCTATGTCTTGATTGTGGGACGCTATGGCAACTTTGGTTATGAGATTGAGCCCAAAGTTGGTCTTCACCTATTGCCTCAGGACCATGGTGTTTACCGGATCGAGACACTCCCGGTGCCGGATTATATTCCGGCGGGGTATGACATTGATTTCAAGGCGTCCATGGAGTTGGTTGAAAGTTCCAACCAGCCAGCGAACCGCGAATTGTCCTTGCCAACCATGACCCAGGTGCAATGGAATTTAGATTTGGATGTGTTTGTCCAATTCCCGAAGTTTATTCAAGCCTTACCGCATTCCCTGGTGGAGAAAACGGGCGATGCGTTATTGGAGAATGTGGTCAAGCAGATCTCACGTCGTTTGACCCGTAAGGTGCAAGAAGATTTCCACACTTCTCGCAATCTGCCGATGCCGAAGTCCCAGAAGCGTTGGCCGTTTTAGTTTTTTGCGGCGACGGACAGTATCAGCGGTAGGATCAAAACGATTTTGCGATCGTTATGAGGATCTTCGCGTCATGGCTCACGCTTACGTTATCGGCCTGGGAAAATCGGGCAATGCCGCTGCTCGTTTGTTAAAGCAGCAGGGTTGGTCGGTAACAATCAGCGATCGTGGCAATTCTGACGCACTCCAACATCAATCCCAGGCATTAGTCGCGGAAGGCATTGCCGTAAAGCTGGGGGATGATTTTGACCCAGCGGCAAGTCAGCCGGAGTTATTGGTGGTCAGTCCAGGTGTGCCGTGGGACGTGCCCAGCTTGGAGCAAGCGCGACGTTTGGGGGTGGCGACGATCGGCGATATGGAGTTGGCTTGGCGCCACCTGATTGATCGTCCGTGGGTGGCCATTACCGGCACCAATGGGAAGACAACTTGCACAGCTTTAACTGCCGCGATTTTTCAAGCAGCCGGATTTCAGGCACCGGCGTTTGGCAATATTGGATTTGCGGCTTGTGAGGTTGCGATGGCAACGCCTCAGCCCGATTGGTGTATTGCCGAATTGAGTAGCTATCAGATTGAAGCGGCGGCCAGTATCACGCCCAAAATTGCGCTGTGGACAACGTTTACGCCCGATCATTTGGCTCGTCATAAGACGATGCCGAACTACTTTGACATGAAAGCGCGCTTGCTGGCCCGGGCCGAACAGCAGATTTTTAACGGCGATGATGCGAACTTGCGGGCAGTGGGGCTGAACGGTGGCTTCCCGGTG
Proteins encoded in this window:
- the argF gene encoding ornithine carbamoyltransferase codes for the protein MGELKGRDLLTLADLSPAELTELLDLATKLKSSEVAPMAQGRPPVLGLLFYKASTRTRLSFSVAIQHVGGSVIDMPLNATQVSRGEPIEDTARVLDRYLDVLAIRTFDQTDLQTFADNCEMPIINALTDLAHPCQVLADLQTVKENFGQLAGLTLTYVGDGNNMAHSLLLGCAMSGIHVRIAAPDGYQPLPEVVQQAKAIANGQSDVICTTDINAAIEGSNILYTDVWASMGQEDDAATRMPIFQPYQINRELMAIADKEAIVLHCLPAHRGEEITAEVMEGPQSRIWDEAENRLHAQKALLVSVLGLV
- a CDS encoding HhoA/HhoB/HtrA family serine endopeptidase, giving the protein MNQPTVSLLQRLRANIFAIFLGVALLGWSPSALATTPAPRLQPAAPPKSSPVAPPTRTVRPTASPTEQVAAPKAVEKGSFVAAAVKRVGNAVVRIDTEKTISRRPSIDPMLDDPFFRRFFGDDLMMPQGEERLRGQGSGFLIDANGTILTNSHVVNGADRVTVTLKDGRKFDGKVSGVDEVTDLAVVKVAAKNLPVSRLGDSDKISVGDWAIAVGNPLGLDNTVTLGIVSTLNRSSAQIGMGNKRLDFIQTDAAINPGNSGGPLLNEDGEVIGINTAIRADANGIGFAIPINKAKELQPQLANGEKIRHPYLGIQMSTFDVEMAKNSNDDPNSLVVLPEVNGVIIIRVLEDTPAAKAGLRRYDVITAIDGQAIHNADELQQTVDRSKLGSALKVEVHRGDKTMTITVRTAELKQAEQ
- a CDS encoding SDR family oxidoreductase: MKAFVAGATGETGRRIVQQLVEQGIPVRAMVRNRELAKAILPEQAEVVTGDVLKPATLAAAIGDATVIFCATGAKPSLDPTGPYQVDFEGTKNLVNLAKEKGIEQFILVSSLCTSKLLHPLNLFWGILVWKKWAEEYIQNSGLAYTIVRPGGLMNENNDDQIIMTKADQMEDGRIPRMKVAQVCVAAAQQSTARNQIVEIVAKPDLPERTIAQLFDDITTEVAA
- a CDS encoding DUF1997 domain-containing protein translates to MSDAYSPDEGVTANARRTEDGKTIFRINFVDSMEMYAEPQVVADYLDVHPEWFTRCAHPLKTEPLGENGYVLIVGRYGNFGYEIEPKVGLHLLPQDHGVYRIETLPVPDYIPAGYDIDFKASMELVESSNQPANRELSLPTMTQVQWNLDLDVFVQFPKFIQALPHSLVEKTGDALLENVVKQISRRLTRKVQEDFHTSRNLPMPKSQKRWPF
- the murD gene encoding UDP-N-acetylmuramoyl-L-alanine--D-glutamate ligase; protein product: MAHAYVIGLGKSGNAAARLLKQQGWSVTISDRGNSDALQHQSQALVAEGIAVKLGDDFDPAASQPELLVVSPGVPWDVPSLEQARRLGVATIGDMELAWRHLIDRPWVAITGTNGKTTCTALTAAIFQAAGFQAPAFGNIGFAACEVAMATPQPDWCIAELSSYQIEAAASITPKIALWTTFTPDHLARHKTMPNYFDMKARLLARAEQQIFNGDDANLRAVGLNGGFPVRRNACWTSISGKEQLIGDPDRGAYIQDDWIYVCNQKIMAASTLKMPGDHNRQNLLMAVAAAYFAGVPNEKIELAIAAFPGVAHRLELIRTWNGIEFINDSKATNYDAAEVGLSSMQGSTILIAGGAGKAGDDEAWMASIKAKAAAVLLIGDAAPDFARRLKAIGYEQYELLDTMANAVPRAAELAQQKNAGYVLLSPACASFDQYANFEQRGDDFRQLCEAVLV